One window of the Camelina sativa cultivar DH55 chromosome 1, Cs, whole genome shotgun sequence genome contains the following:
- the LOC104782866 gene encoding phosphoethanolamine N-methyltransferase 1 isoform X2 translates to MAATYEEERDIQKNYWIEHSADLTVEAMMLDSRASDLDKEERPEVLSLLPPYEGKSVLELGAGIGRFTGELAQKAGELIALDFIDSVIKKNETVNGHYKNVKFMCADVTSPDLKITDGSLDLIFSNWLLMYLSDKEVELLAERMVGWIKVGGYIFFRESCFHQSGDSKRKSNPTHYREPRFYSKIFQECQTRDAAGNSFELSMIGCKCIGAYVKNKKNQNQICWIWQKVSSENDRGFQRFLDNVQYKSSGILRYERVFGQGFVSTGGLETTKEFVEKMNLKPGQKVLDVGCGIGGGDFYMAEKFDVHVVGIDLSVNMISFALERAIGLNCSVEFEVADCTTKHYPDNSFDVIYSRDTILHIQDKPALFRTFFKWLKPGGKVLISDYCRSPKTPSAEFSEYIKQRGYDLHDVQAYGQMLKDAGFKDVIAEDRTDQFTQVLRRELESVEKEKEEFISDFSKEDYDDIVGGWKAELERCASDEQKWGLFIANKN, encoded by the exons ATGGCTGCAACGTACG AGGAAGAGCGTGATATCCAGAAGAATTACTGGATTGAGCATTCGGCTGATCTGACTGTTGAAGCTATGATGCTTGACTCTCGTGCTTCTGATCTCGACAAGGAAGAACGTCCTGAG GTACTCTCTTTACTCCCTCCATATGAAGGCAAATCTGTCTTGGAACTTGGAGCAGGTATCGGTAGGTTCACTGGTGAATTGGCTCAAAAGGCTGGTGAACTCATTGCTCTTGACTTCATTGATAGCGTCATTAAGAAG AATGAAACTGTTAATGGACATTACAAGAACGTCAAGTTTATGTGTGCTGATGTTACATCCCCTGACCTGAAGATCACTGATGGATCCCTTGATTTGATTTTCTCCAACTGGCTCCTCATGTATCTTTCTGACAAAGAG GTGGAGCTTTTGGCAGAAAGGATGGTTGGTTGGATCAAGGTTGGTGGATACATATTCTTTCGTGAATCTTGTTTCCACCAATCTGGGGACAGTAAGCGCAAATCCAACCCGACTCACTACCGCGAACCCCGTTTCTATTCCAAG ATCTTTCAAGAATGTCAGACACGTGATGCTGCCGGGAATTCATTTGAGCTCTCTATGATTGGATGCAAGTGCATTGGAGCTtatgtgaagaacaagaaaaatcagAATCAG ATTTGTTGGATTTGGCAGAAAGTCAGCTCAGAAAATGACAGAGGCTTCCAGCGTTTCTTGGACAATGTTCAGTACAAGTCCAGTGGAATCCTACGCTATGAGCGTGTCTTTGGTCAAGGGTTTGTGAGCACTGGCGGACTTG AGACAACCAAAGAATTTGTGGAGAAAATGAATCTGAAACCAGGACAGAAGGTGTTAGATGTTGGGTGTGGCATTGGTGGAGGTGACTTCTATATGGCTGAGAAGTTTGATGTTCATGTTGTTGGTATCGACCTCTCTGTCAACATGATATCTTTTGCATTGGAGCGTGCTATTGGACTCAACTGTTCGGTTGAGTTTGAGGTCGCGGATTGCACCACAAAACACTACCCAGATAATTCGTTTGATGTCATTTACAGCCGAGACACCATTCTGCACATCCAA GACAAACCAGCTTTGTTCAGGACTTTCTTCAAGTGGCTTAAGCCGGGAGGTAAAGTTCTCATCAGTGACTACTGTAGAAGCCCAAAAACTCCATCTGCTGAGTTTTCTGAGTACATCAAACAGAGAGGATATGATCTCCATGACGTTCAAGCTTATGGGCAG ATGCTAAAAGATGCTGGCTTCAAAGACGTGATCGCAGAGGACCGGACTGATCAG TTTACGCAAGTCCTGAGACGTGAACTAGAGAGTgtggagaaagaaaaggaagaattCATCTCCGACTTCTCCAAA GAGGATTACGATGACATTGTTGGAGGATGGAAGGCAGAGCTGGAGAGGTGTGCATCGGATGAACAGAAATGGGGACTCTTCATCGCCAACAagaattaa
- the LOC104782866 gene encoding phosphoethanolamine N-methyltransferase 1 isoform X1, with protein MAATYVSVEEERDIQKNYWIEHSADLTVEAMMLDSRASDLDKEERPEVLSLLPPYEGKSVLELGAGIGRFTGELAQKAGELIALDFIDSVIKKNETVNGHYKNVKFMCADVTSPDLKITDGSLDLIFSNWLLMYLSDKEVELLAERMVGWIKVGGYIFFRESCFHQSGDSKRKSNPTHYREPRFYSKIFQECQTRDAAGNSFELSMIGCKCIGAYVKNKKNQNQICWIWQKVSSENDRGFQRFLDNVQYKSSGILRYERVFGQGFVSTGGLETTKEFVEKMNLKPGQKVLDVGCGIGGGDFYMAEKFDVHVVGIDLSVNMISFALERAIGLNCSVEFEVADCTTKHYPDNSFDVIYSRDTILHIQDKPALFRTFFKWLKPGGKVLISDYCRSPKTPSAEFSEYIKQRGYDLHDVQAYGQMLKDAGFKDVIAEDRTDQFTQVLRRELESVEKEKEEFISDFSKEDYDDIVGGWKAELERCASDEQKWGLFIANKN; from the exons ATGGCTGCAACGTACG TGAGCGTAGAGGAAGAGCGTGATATCCAGAAGAATTACTGGATTGAGCATTCGGCTGATCTGACTGTTGAAGCTATGATGCTTGACTCTCGTGCTTCTGATCTCGACAAGGAAGAACGTCCTGAG GTACTCTCTTTACTCCCTCCATATGAAGGCAAATCTGTCTTGGAACTTGGAGCAGGTATCGGTAGGTTCACTGGTGAATTGGCTCAAAAGGCTGGTGAACTCATTGCTCTTGACTTCATTGATAGCGTCATTAAGAAG AATGAAACTGTTAATGGACATTACAAGAACGTCAAGTTTATGTGTGCTGATGTTACATCCCCTGACCTGAAGATCACTGATGGATCCCTTGATTTGATTTTCTCCAACTGGCTCCTCATGTATCTTTCTGACAAAGAG GTGGAGCTTTTGGCAGAAAGGATGGTTGGTTGGATCAAGGTTGGTGGATACATATTCTTTCGTGAATCTTGTTTCCACCAATCTGGGGACAGTAAGCGCAAATCCAACCCGACTCACTACCGCGAACCCCGTTTCTATTCCAAG ATCTTTCAAGAATGTCAGACACGTGATGCTGCCGGGAATTCATTTGAGCTCTCTATGATTGGATGCAAGTGCATTGGAGCTtatgtgaagaacaagaaaaatcagAATCAG ATTTGTTGGATTTGGCAGAAAGTCAGCTCAGAAAATGACAGAGGCTTCCAGCGTTTCTTGGACAATGTTCAGTACAAGTCCAGTGGAATCCTACGCTATGAGCGTGTCTTTGGTCAAGGGTTTGTGAGCACTGGCGGACTTG AGACAACCAAAGAATTTGTGGAGAAAATGAATCTGAAACCAGGACAGAAGGTGTTAGATGTTGGGTGTGGCATTGGTGGAGGTGACTTCTATATGGCTGAGAAGTTTGATGTTCATGTTGTTGGTATCGACCTCTCTGTCAACATGATATCTTTTGCATTGGAGCGTGCTATTGGACTCAACTGTTCGGTTGAGTTTGAGGTCGCGGATTGCACCACAAAACACTACCCAGATAATTCGTTTGATGTCATTTACAGCCGAGACACCATTCTGCACATCCAA GACAAACCAGCTTTGTTCAGGACTTTCTTCAAGTGGCTTAAGCCGGGAGGTAAAGTTCTCATCAGTGACTACTGTAGAAGCCCAAAAACTCCATCTGCTGAGTTTTCTGAGTACATCAAACAGAGAGGATATGATCTCCATGACGTTCAAGCTTATGGGCAG ATGCTAAAAGATGCTGGCTTCAAAGACGTGATCGCAGAGGACCGGACTGATCAG TTTACGCAAGTCCTGAGACGTGAACTAGAGAGTgtggagaaagaaaaggaagaattCATCTCCGACTTCTCCAAA GAGGATTACGATGACATTGTTGGAGGATGGAAGGCAGAGCTGGAGAGGTGTGCATCGGATGAACAGAAATGGGGACTCTTCATCGCCAACAagaattaa